One genomic segment of Rhizorhabdus phycosphaerae includes these proteins:
- the gspE gene encoding type II secretion system ATPase GspE, with product MTALPYGFARRHGVLVDQAGEAHRCLFRAGASPEALLEVQRRFGPATSFEPVGEEAFESAVAATYRDGMAGGMDLAETDDLATLADSAAAVDDLLDSRDDSPVIRLINALLLQAVRDGASDIHIETQEKRLIVRFRVDGVLRDVVEPKRALAPLLVSRIKVMARLDIAEKRIPQDGRVTLRVGGYDIDVRVSTIPTQHGERVVMRLLDRGSTGLDIDALGMSERDREVFLRLLDRPHGVLLVTGPTGSGKTTTLYTALTHLNDRKRNIMTVEDPIEYELAGIAQTQVNAKTGMTFARGLRAILRQDPDVIMVGEIRDQETAEVAVRSSMTGHFVLSTLHTNSAIGSITRLIDMGVERYLLAPMVVGLIAQRLVRRLCEHCRWQDRATEADSILLGKALKPGKKIWRARGCDECHGEGYKGRMALYEVVAADDEIRRMIHDGASEAELTAAARREGPSLLEDGIDKLRAGLTTVEEVARVVQDEG from the coding sequence ATGACCGCGCTTCCCTATGGCTTCGCACGCCGCCACGGCGTCCTGGTCGATCAGGCGGGGGAGGCCCATCGCTGCCTCTTCCGGGCCGGCGCCAGCCCGGAAGCGCTGCTCGAGGTGCAGCGTCGCTTCGGACCGGCGACCTCGTTCGAGCCGGTCGGCGAGGAGGCGTTCGAATCCGCCGTCGCCGCCACCTATCGCGATGGCATGGCAGGCGGCATGGATCTGGCCGAGACCGACGATCTGGCCACGCTCGCCGACAGCGCTGCGGCGGTCGACGATCTGCTCGACAGCCGCGACGACAGTCCGGTCATCCGCCTGATCAACGCGTTGCTGCTGCAGGCGGTGCGCGATGGCGCGTCCGATATCCATATCGAAACGCAGGAAAAGCGCCTGATCGTCCGCTTCCGCGTGGATGGCGTCCTGCGCGACGTCGTCGAGCCGAAACGCGCCCTCGCCCCGCTGCTGGTCAGCCGCATCAAGGTCATGGCGCGGCTCGACATCGCCGAGAAGCGGATCCCGCAGGACGGCCGCGTCACGCTGCGCGTCGGCGGTTACGACATCGACGTCCGCGTCTCGACCATCCCGACCCAGCATGGCGAGCGCGTGGTGATGCGTCTGCTCGATCGCGGCAGCACAGGGCTCGACATCGATGCGCTGGGCATGTCCGAGCGCGACCGCGAGGTCTTCCTGCGCCTGCTCGATCGCCCGCACGGCGTGCTGCTCGTCACCGGCCCGACCGGATCGGGCAAGACGACGACGCTCTACACCGCGCTGACCCATCTCAACGACCGCAAGCGCAACATCATGACGGTCGAGGATCCGATCGAATATGAGCTGGCGGGCATCGCCCAGACCCAGGTCAACGCCAAGACGGGCATGACCTTCGCCCGCGGCCTGCGCGCGATCCTGCGCCAGGATCCGGACGTGATCATGGTCGGCGAAATCCGCGACCAGGAAACCGCCGAGGTCGCGGTGCGATCGTCGATGACGGGCCATTTCGTGCTGTCCACGCTCCACACCAACAGTGCGATCGGGTCGATTACCCGGCTGATCGACATGGGGGTCGAGCGTTACCTGCTCGCACCGATGGTCGTCGGCCTGATCGCGCAGCGGCTCGTCCGCCGCCTGTGCGAGCATTGCCGCTGGCAGGATCGCGCGACCGAGGCGGACTCGATCCTGCTCGGCAAGGCGCTGAAGCCGGGCAAGAAGATCTGGCGCGCACGCGGCTGCGACGAATGCCATGGTGAGGGCTATAAGGGCCGCATGGCGTTGTACGAAGTCGTGGCGGCCGACGACGAGATCCGCCGCATGATCCACGACGGCGCGTCGGAGGCCGAACTGACCGCAGCGGCACGGCGCGAGGGACCGAGCCTGCTCGAGGACGGTATCGACAAGCTGCGCGCCGGTCTCACCACGGTCGAGGAAGTCGCCCGCGTCGTCCAGGACGAGGGGTAA
- a CDS encoding type II secretion system F family protein translates to MPAFAYRAVDPRGASKQGVIEASSAAAARQLLRDRELLPTSVEAATAQAAAGGSGLRLFRRRIGAKALSTVTRQIATLVSSDVNVEQALKLVAESAESAALRSLLLDVRGAILDGYSFAAALRLHPATFPEFFTASVAAGEQAGKLSEVLAHLADFVEARQRNQQKIQLALLYPALLAVVSFGMMALLMVYVVPDIVRVFISRGADLPFLTRALIAISAGLQSYGLALLLLISGGIFLFGRWLRAPANRLGFDRTLAGTWPIARFSRQYNAARFAASLATLVQSSVPLVDALNAAAAVTPNLHFRQAALRVAERVREGASLQAAMGESGIFPAMLVAIVASGENGGQLGPALARAAAELERELEAMASMLVALVEPMVLLMMGGLVLLMVLAILLPIINLNNIVGM, encoded by the coding sequence ATGCCCGCCTTCGCCTATCGCGCCGTCGACCCGCGCGGCGCCTCCAAGCAGGGCGTGATCGAGGCGTCGAGCGCGGCCGCCGCGCGACAGTTGCTGCGCGACCGTGAATTGCTGCCCACTTCGGTCGAGGCGGCCACGGCACAGGCGGCGGCCGGGGGGAGCGGCCTGCGCCTTTTCCGTCGCCGCATCGGCGCCAAGGCGCTTTCCACGGTGACGCGACAGATCGCGACCCTCGTCAGCAGCGACGTCAATGTCGAACAGGCGCTCAAGCTGGTCGCCGAATCGGCGGAAAGCGCTGCGCTGCGGTCGCTCCTGCTCGATGTGCGCGGGGCGATCCTCGACGGCTACAGCTTCGCGGCCGCGCTGCGGCTGCACCCCGCGACCTTCCCCGAATTCTTCACCGCGTCGGTCGCGGCCGGCGAGCAGGCGGGCAAGCTGTCCGAGGTGCTCGCCCATCTCGCGGACTTCGTCGAGGCGCGCCAGCGCAACCAGCAGAAGATCCAGCTGGCGCTGCTCTACCCGGCGCTGCTCGCGGTCGTGTCTTTCGGTATGATGGCGCTGCTTATGGTCTATGTCGTGCCCGACATCGTCCGCGTCTTCATCTCGCGCGGGGCGGACCTGCCCTTCCTCACCCGCGCGCTGATCGCCATCTCGGCTGGCCTGCAAAGCTATGGCCTGGCGCTGCTCCTGCTGATCTCCGGCGGAATCTTCCTGTTCGGTCGCTGGCTGCGTGCGCCCGCGAACCGGCTGGGGTTCGACCGGACGCTCGCTGGCACCTGGCCGATCGCGCGCTTCAGCCGGCAATATAATGCGGCGCGTTTCGCGGCGAGCCTCGCGACGCTGGTCCAGAGTTCAGTACCGCTGGTCGACGCGCTCAATGCGGCGGCGGCGGTGACCCCCAATCTCCATTTCCGCCAAGCGGCGCTGCGCGTCGCCGAGCGGGTGCGCGAGGGCGCGAGCCTTCAGGCGGCGATGGGTGAATCGGGTATCTTCCCGGCGATGCTCGTGGCGATCGTCGCGAGCGGCGAGAATGGCGGGCAGCTCGGGCCGGCGCTCGCGCGCGCGGCGGCGGAACTGGAGCGTGAACTCGAGGCGATGGCGTCGATGCTGGTGGCGCTGGTCGAGCCGATGGTGCTGCTGATGATGGGCGGGCTCGTCCTGCTTATGGTGCTCGCCATCCTGCTGCCGATCATCAACCTCAACAATATCGTGGGCATGTGA
- the gspN gene encoding type II secretion system protein N, whose amino-acid sequence MPTPEAALTAGAPEDDVFGGPSDIPSRNPTSRHRLAYAGLGIGLYLATLIATVPAALVVPIPGAGGTIWHGSAPLGSTTLNWRWSPLRSLTGLGFAVDFGLAGGVNTLTGNALLRPGRVIFGDVRGTADGELIAPLLQTPFRCSLPMAVDLRRMTIGGGTRMAEGRIDTQPGSCQGPAGAAPVAVPPLRFDAIGDGERTRLTLAPTGQPQPAYLLGTLNPDGRISLSVTAEGAAALPFLSPPGGMTIESDL is encoded by the coding sequence ATGCCGACCCCAGAAGCAGCGCTGACGGCAGGAGCCCCAGAAGATGACGTCTTTGGCGGTCCATCCGATATTCCTTCACGCAACCCTACCAGCCGCCATCGGCTCGCTTATGCGGGCCTGGGCATCGGTCTTTATCTCGCCACGCTGATCGCAACCGTCCCCGCCGCACTGGTGGTGCCGATCCCCGGCGCCGGCGGCACCATCTGGCATGGATCGGCTCCGCTGGGCAGCACCACGCTGAACTGGCGCTGGTCGCCGCTGCGCAGCCTGACCGGCCTCGGCTTCGCCGTCGATTTCGGCCTTGCGGGCGGCGTCAACACGCTGACGGGAAACGCCCTGCTGCGTCCTGGCCGCGTGATTTTCGGGGATGTCCGCGGCACGGCCGATGGCGAACTCATCGCGCCGCTGCTCCAGACCCCGTTTCGCTGCAGCCTGCCCATGGCGGTCGACCTGCGCCGGATGACGATCGGCGGCGGCACCCGCATGGCCGAGGGGCGAATCGATACCCAGCCCGGCAGCTGCCAAGGCCCGGCGGGCGCGGCGCCGGTCGCCGTTCCGCCGCTGCGCTTCGACGCGATCGGCGATGGCGAGCGGACCCGACTGACGCTGGCGCCGACCGGTCAGCCGCAGCCAGCCTATCTGCTCGGCACGCTCAACCCGGATGGCCGGATCAGCCTCTCCGTGACTGCCGAAGGCGCGGCCGCGCTGCCCTTTCTCTCGCCGCCGGGCGGCATGACGATCGAAAGCGACCTCTAG
- a CDS encoding penicillin-binding protein activator, which translates to MSPLLAAARGKAAKRPPAALLLPLSGPSATLGVSMQRAAMLAQSPLSKPQDLMILDTGGTAAGATAAVQQAVKRGARIIIGPLFAEESRAAAQAAGGVPVISFSNDENLVGSGAFLLGITASQSVTSILRYARGRGVKRVAVLAGPSRWSAQGVAAAERLRGAAGLDVIVLPAETAPEQLRSVLARSGSGLPDAVLVTESGDALLRAARSMQDGDPQLLGTQQALDLPPGALRGAWMTGPDPASISDFAQRYGSAGAAGPGLLAALAYDGMSIVEALRAGGVVDRSALSAVPSFAIATGPIRFAADGHAARELAVLVAGPDGFTAVDKSGSL; encoded by the coding sequence GTGTCTCCGTTGCTGGCGGCTGCGCGGGGCAAGGCCGCCAAGCGCCCGCCGGCGGCCCTGTTGCTGCCGTTGAGCGGCCCGTCGGCCACGCTGGGCGTTAGCATGCAGCGTGCGGCGATGCTCGCGCAATCGCCGCTGTCGAAGCCGCAGGATCTGATGATTCTCGACACCGGCGGCACGGCAGCGGGGGCGACTGCGGCCGTCCAGCAGGCCGTGAAGCGCGGGGCAAGGATCATCATCGGCCCGCTCTTCGCGGAGGAAAGCCGCGCGGCGGCGCAGGCGGCCGGCGGAGTACCTGTGATCAGCTTCAGCAATGACGAGAATCTGGTCGGCAGCGGCGCCTTTCTGCTCGGTATCACGGCGAGCCAGAGCGTGACCTCGATCCTCCGCTATGCGCGGGGCCGGGGGGTCAAGCGCGTGGCGGTCCTGGCCGGTCCCTCGCGCTGGTCGGCGCAGGGCGTTGCGGCCGCCGAGCGGTTGCGTGGTGCCGCCGGGCTGGACGTAATCGTTCTTCCGGCGGAGACCGCACCAGAGCAATTGCGGTCGGTTCTCGCGCGCAGTGGCTCCGGGCTGCCCGACGCGGTCCTGGTGACCGAGAGCGGCGATGCCCTGCTCCGCGCGGCGCGGTCGATGCAGGATGGCGATCCCCAATTGCTCGGCACGCAGCAGGCGCTCGATCTTCCACCCGGCGCGCTGCGCGGTGCGTGGATGACGGGGCCGGACCCCGCGTCGATATCCGATTTCGCACAGCGTTATGGTTCCGCCGGTGCCGCCGGGCCGGGCCTGCTCGCGGCGCTTGCCTATGACGGCATGTCGATCGTCGAGGCCTTGCGCGCGGGCGGCGTGGTCGATCGCTCCGCGCTCTCCGCCGTGCCGTCCTTCGCCATTGCCACCGGACCGATCCGCTTCGCCGCCGACGGTCATGCCGCGCGCGAACTCGCGGTGCTGGTTGCCGGCCCCGACGGCTTCACCGCCGTGGACAAGAGCGGGTCGCTATGA
- a CDS encoding PulJ/GspJ family protein, with protein MTDGDASSRASAGEAGFTLIELIISLALFGLIAMAGLALVDALMGIQSRTEGRLDRLAEIQRAMFVIDNDLSQLSAGPLTGDAASLSFTRPLAAAGGVPVQVHYQLGAGTLLRSARGNGLPQGAQRVMQGVASLRWSYLAPGGSWIDHWPASPDQAKSWPLAVAADMVLAPGGSVQGRVRRVVALPVHP; from the coding sequence ATGACCGATGGCGACGCCTCTTCGCGCGCTTCGGCGGGCGAGGCCGGCTTCACCCTGATCGAACTGATCATCTCGCTCGCGCTGTTCGGGTTGATCGCGATGGCGGGCCTCGCGCTCGTCGATGCGCTGATGGGGATCCAGAGCCGTACCGAAGGGCGGCTCGACCGGCTGGCCGAGATCCAGCGCGCGATGTTCGTGATCGACAACGACCTGTCGCAGCTGTCGGCCGGACCGCTGACGGGCGATGCCGCTTCGCTGAGCTTTACCCGACCGCTCGCGGCGGCGGGGGGCGTGCCGGTGCAGGTGCACTATCAGCTGGGCGCGGGGACGCTGCTGCGCAGTGCGCGCGGCAATGGGCTGCCGCAGGGCGCGCAGCGGGTGATGCAGGGTGTCGCCTCGCTGCGATGGAGCTATCTGGCGCCCGGTGGCAGCTGGATCGATCACTGGCCCGCCTCGCCAGATCAGGCGAAAAGCTGGCCGCTCGCGGTGGCAGCGGACATGGTATTGGCGCCGGGCGGAAGCGTGCAGGGACGGGTACGGCGCGTCGTGGCGCTGCCCGTGCATCCATGA
- a CDS encoding general secretion pathway protein GspK has translation MRQPPNGREREAGMILVNVLLFVAIASGILLLMISVEDSGLERGLRMREAARAQAIARGAEVSAVVALRRDALVAPDTDNRSEPWAALAETAAPIEGGSFDLAIEDAQGRFNVNALMQPDPVALGLLGKIAAAVGMSPDQADKAVVAIRLAGPVTDLRPLAGIGLPPAQLARLTGLVTALPYESKINLNAASPELLAILSDDPMAAGRLAALRERQGYLTAADMATLNMAMPQGTGLTSNLFWVRSRVRIGDTSQQLTSLIARRDLPDGGKGALVVGRWWGASAPLQAPRLP, from the coding sequence ATGCGACAGCCACCGAATGGACGCGAGCGCGAGGCGGGGATGATCCTCGTCAACGTGCTGCTGTTCGTCGCCATCGCCAGCGGGATCCTGCTGCTGATGATCTCGGTGGAGGATAGCGGGCTCGAACGGGGCTTGCGGATGCGCGAGGCCGCCCGTGCGCAAGCGATCGCGCGCGGGGCCGAGGTGTCGGCCGTGGTCGCGCTGCGCCGCGATGCGCTGGTCGCGCCCGACACCGACAATCGGAGCGAGCCCTGGGCGGCGCTGGCGGAGACGGCCGCACCAATCGAGGGCGGCAGCTTCGACCTCGCGATCGAGGACGCGCAAGGCCGGTTCAATGTCAATGCGCTGATGCAGCCCGATCCGGTCGCGCTCGGCCTGCTCGGCAAGATCGCAGCGGCGGTGGGGATGAGCCCCGATCAGGCCGACAAGGCGGTGGTGGCGATCCGGCTCGCCGGGCCCGTGACCGATCTGCGCCCGCTGGCGGGCATCGGCCTACCCCCGGCGCAGCTGGCGCGGCTGACGGGGCTCGTCACGGCGCTGCCCTATGAGAGCAAGATCAACCTCAATGCCGCCAGCCCCGAGCTGCTGGCGATCCTGTCCGACGATCCGATGGCGGCCGGACGACTGGCCGCGCTGCGCGAGCGGCAGGGCTATCTGACGGCGGCCGATATGGCCACGCTCAACATGGCGATGCCGCAGGGGACGGGGCTCACTTCCAACCTGTTCTGGGTGCGCAGCCGGGTTCGTATCGGCGACACCAGCCAGCAGCTTACCAGCCTGATCGCGCGGCGCGACTTACCCGACGGCGGCAAGGGAGCATTGGTCGTCGGGCGTTGGTGGGGAGCGTCGGCGCCGCTGCAGGCGCCACGCCTGCCATGA
- a CDS encoding gamma-glutamylcyclotransferase family protein — MRDQRLACYGTLAPGRSNHDQLKGLRGHWRVGSIAGRLVPEGWGASLGYPALLLDPPEQRIEIHLFESPDLPAHWAQLDTFEGPGYVRTAVAIDTAEGPVETWIYLGAGKP; from the coding sequence ATGCGAGACCAGCGACTGGCTTGTTACGGCACTTTGGCGCCGGGACGGTCGAACCATGACCAGCTAAAAGGACTGCGCGGCCATTGGCGGGTCGGAAGCATCGCCGGACGGCTCGTCCCGGAAGGCTGGGGCGCGTCGTTGGGCTATCCGGCGCTGCTGCTCGATCCGCCCGAGCAGCGGATCGAAATCCACCTGTTCGAGTCGCCCGACCTACCCGCCCACTGGGCCCAGCTCGATACTTTCGAGGGCCCCGGCTATGTCCGGACGGCGGTCGCGATCGATACGGCCGAGGGGCCGGTCGAAACGTGGATCTATCTCGGAGCGGGAAAGCCCTGA
- a CDS encoding TonB-dependent receptor — MTASKLRTILLTAAAATALSMGGTAFAQQDAADDMREIIVTAQKANQTEVARRGSLGVLGDQDAADVPFSIKSYNAALILNQQPQTLGQVLENDPSVRITYGFGNAAEQFVIRGFTVFGDDVGLDSLYGIAPRQLISPELFESVQVLNGASAFLNGAAPGGSGLGGSVNLIPKRATQDLTRLTANYTADEHVGGSFDVSRRFGDVGVRVNGVARTGEVSIDGEFRSTYTIGGAFDYNSGPLRLSLDLAYQRVKVRGLRPKVTVGTAVIPRVPKASANYAQPWTYSKLRDVFGIAKVEYDLSDAAMLYASVGARDGMEDGIYGGITILDAATGAASGNALYVPRTDNNEASQAGIRIKLAGGGVTHQINLGGSMLWQVNRNAYDFLYGPGFAGFATNLYNAVEVPIPSSSLVGGDLDDPFPVARTRLWSLFASDTIGLWDDRILITGGLRLQSIRQKSYSYFGGALTSTYDESAVTPVAGIVFKPVQNVSLFFNRMQGFEAGPVAPTVVNGLPVRNAGETFAPTKTTQYEVGGKLSVGRVNGSLALFTIDRPRPSAIADGTAGSLVYGVFAKQRNRGIEFSMEGEIVDGLRLIGGASVIDAKLRRTQDGINQGKKAPGVPDYLINANVEWDLPFATGLTLTGRVVHTGEQAANDANTLELPSWTRVDLGARFVTVVADKPLTLRFNVDNVANKRYWASSFDTFRPDLLQGAPRTVKLSASIDL; from the coding sequence GTGACCGCATCCAAGCTTCGTACCATCCTGCTGACGGCAGCCGCCGCCACCGCCCTGTCGATGGGTGGCACGGCCTTCGCCCAGCAGGATGCTGCCGACGACATGCGCGAGATCATCGTCACCGCGCAGAAGGCGAACCAGACCGAGGTTGCGCGCCGTGGCAGCCTGGGCGTGCTGGGCGACCAGGATGCGGCGGACGTCCCCTTCTCGATCAAGAGCTACAATGCGGCGCTGATCCTCAACCAGCAGCCCCAGACGCTGGGGCAGGTGCTGGAGAATGATCCCTCGGTGCGGATCACCTATGGCTTCGGCAATGCGGCCGAGCAGTTCGTGATCCGCGGCTTCACGGTCTTCGGCGACGATGTCGGGCTCGACAGCCTCTATGGCATCGCCCCGCGGCAGCTCATCTCGCCCGAGCTCTTTGAGTCGGTGCAGGTTCTCAACGGCGCGAGCGCCTTTCTCAACGGCGCCGCCCCGGGCGGCTCGGGTCTGGGCGGCAGCGTCAACCTGATCCCCAAGCGCGCGACCCAGGACCTGACCCGCCTGACCGCCAACTACACCGCCGACGAGCATGTCGGCGGCAGCTTCGACGTCTCGCGTCGGTTCGGCGATGTCGGCGTCCGCGTGAACGGCGTGGCCCGCACCGGCGAGGTCTCGATCGACGGCGAGTTCCGCTCGACCTATACGATCGGCGGCGCGTTCGATTATAATTCCGGCCCGCTTCGGCTGTCGCTCGACCTCGCCTATCAGCGCGTCAAGGTGCGCGGACTTCGCCCCAAAGTGACCGTCGGCACCGCCGTAATCCCGCGCGTGCCCAAGGCCAGCGCCAACTATGCCCAGCCCTGGACGTACTCGAAGCTGCGGGACGTGTTCGGTATCGCCAAGGTCGAATATGACCTGTCGGACGCGGCGATGCTCTACGCCTCGGTCGGTGCCCGCGACGGCATGGAAGACGGCATCTATGGCGGCATCACCATTCTCGACGCGGCCACGGGCGCTGCCAGTGGCAATGCGCTCTACGTCCCCCGCACCGACAATAACGAAGCCAGCCAGGCCGGCATCCGCATCAAGCTGGCGGGCGGCGGCGTCACCCACCAGATCAACCTCGGCGGATCGATGCTGTGGCAGGTCAACCGCAACGCCTATGACTTCCTCTACGGACCCGGCTTCGCAGGCTTCGCCACCAATCTCTACAATGCGGTCGAGGTCCCGATCCCTTCGTCGAGCCTCGTCGGCGGCGATCTGGACGATCCCTTCCCGGTCGCGCGGACGCGGCTGTGGAGCCTGTTCGCATCCGACACGATCGGCCTGTGGGACGATCGCATCCTGATCACCGGCGGCCTGCGGCTCCAGTCGATCCGGCAGAAATCCTATTCCTATTTCGGCGGGGCGCTGACCAGCACCTATGACGAGTCGGCAGTGACCCCCGTTGCCGGCATCGTGTTCAAGCCGGTGCAGAACGTCTCGCTCTTCTTCAACCGCATGCAGGGCTTCGAAGCAGGGCCCGTCGCCCCGACGGTCGTCAACGGCCTGCCGGTCCGCAATGCGGGCGAGACCTTCGCCCCGACCAAGACCACCCAATATGAAGTCGGCGGCAAGCTGAGCGTAGGCCGGGTCAACGGGTCGCTCGCGCTGTTCACGATCGACCGGCCACGCCCCAGCGCCATCGCCGACGGAACTGCCGGCTCGCTCGTCTATGGCGTCTTCGCCAAGCAACGCAATCGCGGCATCGAGTTCAGCATGGAAGGCGAGATCGTCGACGGGCTGCGCCTGATCGGCGGTGCCTCGGTCATCGACGCCAAGCTCCGCCGCACCCAGGACGGCATCAACCAGGGCAAGAAGGCCCCCGGCGTTCCCGATTATCTGATCAACGCCAATGTCGAATGGGACCTGCCTTTCGCCACCGGCCTGACTCTCACCGGTCGCGTCGTCCACACCGGCGAGCAGGCGGCCAACGACGCCAACACGCTCGAGCTGCCTTCCTGGACGCGGGTCGATCTCGGCGCGCGCTTCGTCACGGTGGTCGCCGACAAGCCGCTGACCCTGCGCTTCAACGTCGATAATGTCGCGAACAAGCGCTATTGGGCCTCGTCCTTCGACACCTTCCGCCCCGACCTGCTTCAGGGCGCGCCGCGCACCGTGAAGCTGTCGGCCTCGATCGACCTGTAA
- a CDS encoding PepSY-associated TM helix domain-containing protein, translating into MTRSTIRVWFLVHKWTSILCTAFLLMLCVTGLPLIFHDEIDSLTEGASAQAGPPSSGTDPKLLPLDVMLAKALAARPGEVPVFMAFDNDLSSMTVTTAPAPDSPTGQMTVQLWNRLSGAPEGKLDDDGVMHFLLQLHTDMFLGLPGMLFLGLMGLLFVAALVSGVVLYAPFMRKLPFGTVRTSRSTRLKWLDYHNLLGITALAWMAVVGLTGVINTLATPIIQYWQATELAAMTHSYGDRSALPPSRYGSLDTAMAEARKALPGNNPQFIAFPGGVYSSKHHYAVFFQGATPLTERALTPALIDAETGRLTDARPMPWYALALSYSQPLHFGDYGALPLKILWALFDLFTMLVLGSGLYLWLGKRHIPLESRLREVETGGAVVAGA; encoded by the coding sequence TTGACTCGCTCCACGATCCGCGTCTGGTTCCTCGTCCATAAGTGGACGAGCATCCTCTGCACGGCCTTCCTGCTGATGCTCTGCGTCACGGGCCTGCCGCTGATCTTTCACGACGAGATCGACAGCCTGACCGAAGGCGCATCGGCGCAGGCAGGACCGCCGTCGTCGGGTACCGATCCGAAGCTGCTTCCGCTCGACGTCATGCTCGCCAAGGCGCTCGCCGCGCGGCCCGGCGAGGTTCCGGTCTTCATGGCGTTCGACAATGACCTCTCGTCGATGACCGTCACCACCGCCCCGGCGCCCGACTCTCCGACCGGGCAGATGACGGTGCAGCTATGGAATCGGCTTAGCGGCGCGCCCGAAGGCAAGCTCGACGACGACGGCGTGATGCATTTCCTCCTTCAGCTGCACACCGACATGTTTCTGGGACTGCCCGGCATGCTCTTCCTGGGATTGATGGGCCTGCTTTTCGTCGCGGCGCTGGTGTCGGGCGTGGTGCTCTATGCGCCCTTCATGCGAAAACTGCCCTTCGGCACGGTCCGCACCAGCCGGAGCACCCGGCTGAAATGGCTAGACTATCACAACCTGCTGGGGATCACCGCTCTGGCCTGGATGGCGGTCGTCGGTCTGACCGGGGTGATCAACACGCTGGCCACCCCCATCATCCAATATTGGCAGGCGACCGAGCTCGCCGCCATGACGCATAGCTATGGAGACCGCAGCGCGCTCCCGCCGTCGCGCTATGGCTCGCTGGACACGGCGATGGCCGAGGCGCGAAAGGCCCTGCCTGGCAACAACCCGCAGTTCATCGCCTTCCCCGGCGGCGTCTACAGCAGCAAGCATCATTATGCGGTCTTCTTTCAGGGCGCGACCCCGCTCACCGAGCGGGCGCTGACGCCGGCGCTGATCGATGCGGAGACCGGCCGGCTCACCGATGCGCGGCCGATGCCCTGGTATGCGCTGGCGCTCAGCTATTCGCAGCCGCTGCACTTCGGCGACTATGGCGCTCTGCCGCTCAAGATCTTGTGGGCGCTGTTCGACCTCTTCACGATGCTGGTCCTCGGCTCGGGCCTCTATCTCTGGCTCGGCAAGCGCCACATCCCGCTGGAATCTCGGCTGCGCGAAGTCGAGACGGGCGGCGCCGTGGTGGCCGGCGCATGA